The region AACTTTTTAAACGCATTAACAATCGATGGTTCAAGTAACAGTTCTTCGGTTTTCTCGCAAAGATTTATTTTTTCCTCTAAATTCTTCTTAAGATCAAGATCGCGTAAATCTTTATTAATCTTTACAAAATCGTAGAAATTTTGAACATGATGATGGTAATTTTCCCATAAATCGTTTAGGTTTGCCTGTGGAATAGGCCCAATCTCCCTAAATTTTTGTTGAAGTTGACGGAATTCCTGAAAAGTTCTATTTACGTCTTCCGAGCTATTAACTAACTCTTTAATTTGCTCAATAATTTGAAGTTTTTGCTCTAAATTATTTTGCTTTTGCAGCTCTGCATCATGGTTATACTTTGTTCGCTCATCGCGATACTGTTTTAGCAACTCTTTAATCTGAATTTCAGCGTTATCTTCAGGAGCAACGTATTGGGCAATATCACCACCCGCATCTACAAATGCTTTTCTCAAACGCTCAACCTCAGCCTTGTGCTTACGGTAGAAAATACTCTTAATACTCTCAACCTCTGCTTTTACTTTAAAAATAGGTTTCTCGCTTAGCAGCTGTTTTAATGTTTGAACCAATTCATCCTTGGTTAAATTTGAAAAATCAACATTGATTTTTTCACCGTCCTCTTCGTCAATGCTAGAATCGTCCTCTTCCTCCTCTTCGGGCAGTGTCTCATCATCAAGGTCTATTGGTTGTAAAGTTACATCTATCTCCTCATCATCAATATGGGAAATCGCAACGCCTTCGGTAACTTTTGATTCTTGTGCTTGTTGGTTCAAGCCTACACTTTCATTGGAAGTAGCCCTCGCATCTTCAGCATTGCTGAAGTTCTGATCCTTAGGATCATTCAGATCGTTAGTGTTCATAAATTTAAAATTATCAGTAACACAGTAAAATAGCACAAAAAATTCAACTGAATTTTGCTCACGAAAATAAGCATAATAGAGTAATGCTCAAATTATTTAACGTAAAACTATTCTGTAAATGTTGAAATTTATATTGATTAAAAAGTAGAAGCCAGAACGGGTGCTGTAGATTGACGATGGAAGATTGGTTAGAATATGGAGAAGTTAGAGGAAGTTAAAAAAAGTTTGAGGAGTGGTGTAGAAAAGAAAAAACGTGAGCCAAAATCGACACACGTTCAAACCAAACCTAAACCTAATCAAAAACTATTGCAAAATGGTAATTTACTTAATCAACTTGTTATTATATCTTCTATACTCCGTCAGCAATTAACTGATGCTAATTGATCTTGGTTGCTGAGGCTTTGCCTCCTCCTTCTTGTGCAGAACAATGGTTAAAATACCATTATCGTAACGAGCCTCAATTTTATTTGTATTTATTGTTTTGCCAACCACAAAACTTCGCTCAAACGAACCGTTATAGAATTCGCAACGAGTAAAGTTTTCACCTTCAACCTTGTTTTGTTCTTTCTCAACAGAAATATTAAGAACTTCGTTCTCAATATTTACCTTGAAATCTTCCTTTGAGTAGCCAGGAGCCGCAACCTCAATGCGATAACGATCTGACTCCTCAATAATATTTACAGCAGGATAATTTCTTATGCCATCGTTCAAACCATTAAAGGTTCTAAAAAAGTTATTCAAATCGAATCCGTTGTACCTCCTCGAGGTTAACATTTCAGGATCATAGAAACGTACTAGTGTCATAGTTTTTTATTTTTATTGATTAATAATTTTGTTGTTTTAACTTTTCTGATCGAATTTTATACCAAAGCACAAAAACGGCCACTTTGACACTTTTAAAATATACCATAAGACATAATGACATATATTAATTTAGCAACAAAACATTAAATATCTATTTATCAGATATATAAATCCATAACATTTGTATCAAACATCCATATTAATTCTTGCTACTTCCATCTTCTCACTTTTCGCTTTTTAAAACTACCTTTGCACCAGAATAAATATCGTAGAATGAGAATCGACATTATCACCGTACTACCAGAGTTGCTTGAAAGTCCGTTAGGACATTCAATAATAAAACGTGCACAGAAAAAAGAACTTGTGGAAATTAAGTTCCACCATTTACGCGATTATACACACAACAAGCACCGTACTGTGGACGATTACGCCTTTGGCCCCGATGCGGGAATGGTGCTAAAGGTTGAGCCTATTTTTGAGGTCATCGAAAAACTAAAATCGGAACGTGAGTACGATGAGATAATATACACTTCGCCCGATGGCGAGCCTATGACACAAAAACTAGCCAATCACCTCAGCACTAAAAAAAATATACTCATACTCTGCGGACATTACAAAGGAGTAGACCATAGGGTACGCGAACATTTAGTAACCCGTGAAATATCCATTGGCGATTACGTACTCTCCGGCGGAGAACTTGCCGCCGCAATTATTGTGGATAGCGTTGTACGATTAGTACCTGGGGTTCTTTCCGATGAAACCTCGGCCCTCACCGATTCTTTTCAGGATGGTTTACTTGCACCTCCTGTCTATACCCGTCCAGCAGAGTTTAATGGCTGGAAAGTCCCAGAAATACTGGTATCAGGTAACTTTAAGGAAATTGAGAAATGGCAAATGGAGCAGGCCGTTGAACGCACGCGAAAACTAAGACCAGGATTGTTAGAGGAATAGACTATTTTGAATCTTGCGCAACAGACTGTAGGCTAATTGACCGTGCGACTATTCGGCCAGTACATGGGTTTATTTTAACTTTTACTACCTAATTTTTACAGAGCCTAAACATCCACTCCTGTGCCTCGAACTTTCCGTACTGATGCGAAGTAGAAAAGCACTTACACGCTTCTTTTAACTCCCCAAGATTGTAAAGAGCAACTCCCTTGTAGAAGTATGAATCAGCAATGTTGTACTCATTAATTATTGCAAAATCCAATTCGGCTATCGCCAATCGCATCTGTTCTGTTTTAATATAGACCAACCCTCGCAAGTATCTATACTTGGGACTATTTGGATTTGTTTTAGAAAGTTTTGCCAAAGCAAAAAGAGCATCAACATATTGACCTACATCATACGCTAATTGCGAAAGAAGTTCTATTGCTCTTGTATCATTTGGATAAAAATCTAAGTAATACTTAACATCCTCTAATCCATTGGCCGATTGCCCCATCGCGTTGTATATATTTGCTCTCATCAACCTAAATCTAGGATTCTCCCCCGATTGTTCAATTGCATCATCCATCTTTTTTATCGCAAGTTGGTATTGTTTTCTTGCCATCAAAGTTTGAGCAATTTTTACAAGGTAAGCAGGATCCTTCTTGCTTTTCTGGTAAGCAATACTATAATCATCGGCAGCAGCAGTTAGATTATCCATATTAAAGTATGCATCTCCACGCAATTCATAAAGAACATACCGGCTCTTTATCCCTTTAATCCTAACATTGAGTAAATCGAGAGTTTCCTCGTAGTTTTGATTCGAATTAAAATATTCGGCATCGGCAATGGCCTTATCGAGCGGAGTATACCAATCTTTACTCCAGAGATTTTTCCAACTTATGGTGTTATGGTATTTTTCAAATGCACTTTCTAGCAGAATTGTGCTTTCTTTCTCTCTTTGAACCGATTCTAGATTCTTTCTTAACCACTCAAAACAGTTTGCTGTATCACCAATTATGCAGTAAGTTTTAGCTAACCTATAGCTTGCTGAGCCAGACCTTACCGATTCCGATTTAGAAAAACACTCTATAGCATCAGCATAATTCTCGTTTAACAAGAATGCATCACCAATTCCTATCGAATACTGAAACCTCATTGGCTTCAGCGCTTTGCAGGAATCAGCCCACTGCAAGGCTTTTGCTCGGTCCTGCATATCAATTGCTGCCTGGAGTCGATAATAGGCTTCAGGCATTTGTTGAGCATTTACGCGAAGTATACCTATTCCAAAGAAAAGAAATGCTAATATAATTCGATGGTTCAAAGCCTACTTATTTAATATTAAAAAAAGAAGATTCCTCTCTATCGTTCGGAATGACAAGATCTACTTTCGAAGTAGGTTTTTAACCTTACTAATCTCCATAAAGGTTGCACCGTTGCTTGGCCCAAAACTACCTCCAATAATCAGCACCATATCCTCCGAGGCTATTTTACGGCGTTCAAGCATTAGCCCAATTGCGTCGGTTAAAAAGTGGTCGCGCGATTGGCGTGGTTCCATATAAACCGCCTCAACACCATACGACAAAGCCAAATGGCGCATCACATTAGGTTTATAGCAAATAGAATACACCGGAATCCTTCCACGAAATGCCGCCAAGTAACGGCCAGTCCGCCCTGTAAGGGTATCAACAATAATAGCTTTTATGGGTAGCGAGGAGCAAGCTCTAACCGCAGAACGGGCAAGCGTTGCGGTAATTTCGTTATTAACTCTAACCAAGTTCAGTGTGTGGTCAGGCTCAAGAACTTCCTCCACCTCACGAGCAACGCTGGTCATT is a window of Tenuifilaceae bacterium CYCD DNA encoding:
- the trmD gene encoding tRNA (guanine-N(1)-)-methyltransferase; its protein translation is MRIDIITVLPELLESPLGHSIIKRAQKKELVEIKFHHLRDYTHNKHRTVDDYAFGPDAGMVLKVEPIFEVIEKLKSEREYDEIIYTSPDGEPMTQKLANHLSTKKNILILCGHYKGVDHRVREHLVTREISIGDYVLSGGELAAAIIVDSVVRLVPGVLSDETSALTDSFQDGLLAPPVYTRPAEFNGWKVPEILVSGNFKEIEKWQMEQAVERTRKLRPGLLEE